The Venenivibrio stagnispumantis genome window below encodes:
- a CDS encoding SDH family Clp fold serine proteinase, which produces MESVGFIYQLFWLLFIFMFLFPLIQAQTLQWARERIIKSIEAKNNSRVITLIHRQESRSLFGFFFMRMITIEDSEAVLRAIRLTPSNMPIDFIIHTPGGLALAATQIANALAEHKAKVRVIVPHYAMSGGTLIALAADEIVMDHFAVLGPVDPQLGQEPAASIVKIEQLKEPKDIDDQTLVKIDMSKKALKQMHDTVKHILMKKGFSEEKADFIATELSQGKWTHDYPLTVNYLKELGLNISTDMPEEVYALMDLYPQPSGIPSVQYIPQPYSKEFKR; this is translated from the coding sequence ATGGAAAGCGTAGGTTTTATTTATCAGTTATTTTGGCTTTTATTTATCTTTATGTTTTTATTTCCTTTAATACAGGCTCAGACTCTACAATGGGCAAGGGAGAGGATTATAAAATCTATAGAAGCAAAAAACAACTCAAGGGTAATAACATTAATACATAGGCAAGAAAGTAGGTCTTTATTTGGATTTTTCTTTATGAGAATGATAACAATAGAAGATTCTGAAGCTGTGCTTAGAGCTATAAGACTTACACCTTCTAATATGCCTATTGATTTTATAATACATACTCCCGGTGGACTTGCTCTTGCTGCTACACAAATTGCAAATGCTTTAGCAGAACATAAAGCAAAGGTTAGAGTTATAGTGCCTCACTATGCAATGTCAGGAGGAACACTTATAGCATTGGCAGCAGATGAGATAGTTATGGATCATTTTGCTGTTTTAGGCCCTGTTGACCCACAACTTGGTCAAGAGCCGGCTGCATCTATAGTAAAAATAGAACAATTAAAAGAGCCAAAGGATATAGATGACCAAACATTGGTAAAAATAGATATGAGTAAAAAAGCATTAAAACAGATGCATGATACGGTAAAACATATTTTAATGAAAAAAGGATTTTCTGAAGAAAAAGCTGATTTTATAGCAACAGAATTATCTCAGGGAAAATGGACTCATGACTATCCTTTAACAGTTAATTATTTGAAAGAACTTGGTTTAAATATATCTACAGATATGCCGGAAGAAGTTTATGCTTTAATGGATTTATATCCTCAACCTTCAGGTATTCCATCTGTTCAATATATACCTCAACCTTATAGTAAGGAATTTAAAAGATGA
- a CDS encoding dUTP diphosphatase, with protein MIKEIQECLELQDKLNKRINENWREIRKSEDFYRAIWLESAEAVESLPWKWWKKVEPNWDNVNIEIVDIWHFILSLVLKENVEVDNFYKGLNEDFKDSNIDGYLANKYFELKYTENLDKSHLIIFLFERVAEYALREDIKSVLFWFGVLVKNSITFEKLFNLYIGKNLLNHLRQELGYKDGSYKKVINGMEDNEYLMKLLEETKDIRLVEEKLRKILKEE; from the coding sequence ATGATAAAAGAAATTCAAGAATGCTTAGAACTTCAAGATAAATTAAATAAACGAATAAATGAAAACTGGAGAGAGATAAGAAAATCGGAAGATTTTTATAGGGCTATATGGCTTGAATCTGCCGAAGCAGTAGAAAGTCTTCCCTGGAAATGGTGGAAAAAAGTAGAACCAAACTGGGATAATGTTAATATAGAGATAGTTGATATATGGCATTTTATATTATCATTGGTTTTAAAAGAAAATGTAGAAGTGGATAATTTTTATAAAGGCTTAAATGAAGATTTTAAAGACAGCAATATTGACGGATATTTAGCAAATAAATATTTTGAACTTAAATATACTGAAAATCTTGATAAAAGTCATCTTATCATATTTTTATTTGAAAGGGTTGCAGAGTATGCATTGAGAGAAGATATAAAATCTGTTCTATTTTGGTTTGGAGTTTTAGTTAAAAATAGCATAACCTTTGAAAAACTTTTTAATTTATATATTGGAAAAAATCTTTTAAACCATCTAAGACAAGAACTTGGATATAAAGATGGAAGTTATAAAAAAGTGATTAATGGTATGGAAGATAATGAGTATCTGATGAAATTACTTGAAGAAACAAAAGATATAAGATTAGTAGAAGAAAAGCTCCGGAAGATTTTAAAGGAGGAGTAA